In Canis lupus familiaris isolate Mischka breed German Shepherd chromosome 24, alternate assembly UU_Cfam_GSD_1.0, whole genome shotgun sequence, a single genomic region encodes these proteins:
- the TRIB3 gene encoding tribbles homolog 3, whose protein sequence is MRATPLAAAAGAPSRRKRFKLDNELDTECPTRKPAGSGPQSKLPPCPPPLSPPPAPARALPVTTASRLGPYILLEPEEGGRAYRALHCPTGTEYTCKVYPVGEALAVLEPYSRLPPQGHVARPADVVAGPRHLYTFFPRPHGDMHSLVRRRRRLPEPEAAALFRQMAAALAHCHQHGLVLRDLKLRRFVFTDHQRTKLVLENLEDACVLTGPDDSLWDKHACPAYVGPEILSSRASYSGKAADVWSLGVALFTMLAGHYPFQDSEPVLLFGKIRRGAFALPEGLSAPARCLVRCLLRREPAERLTAAGILLHPWLREDPIPSAPPRSHLWEADQVVPEGPGLEEAEEEEGEREAGLYG, encoded by the exons ATGCGAGCCACCCCCCTGGCTGCTGCTGCGGGTGCCCCCTCCAGGAGAAAGCGGTTCAAGTTGGACAATGAGCTAGACACTGAGTGTCCCACCCGGAAACCAGCTGGAAGTGGGCCCCAGTCCAAGCTGCCCCCCTGCCCGCCACCCCTGAGCCCTCCACCTGCTCCGGCCCGGGCCCTCCCCGTGACCACTGCCTCCCGGCTTGGGCCCTACATCCTCCTGGAGCCCGAGGAAGGTGGCCGTGCCTACCGGGCCTTGCACTGCCCCACAGGCACTGAGTACACCTGCAAG GTGTACCCGGTCGGCGAGGCCCTGGCCGTGCTGGAGCCCTACTCCCGACTGCCCCCGCAAGGACACGTGGCCCGGCCCGCCGACGTCGTGGCGGGTCCCCGCCACCTCTACACCTTTTTCCCGCGGCCGCACGGGGACATGCACAGCCTggtgcgccgccgccgccgcctcccggagCCCGAAGCCGCCGCGCTCTTCCGCCAGATGGCCGCGGCCCTGGCGCACTGCCACCAGCACGGGCTGGTCCTGCGCGATCTCAAGCTGCGGCGCTTCGTCTTCACCGACCACCAGAG GACAAAGCTGGTGCTGGAGAACCTGGAGGACGCCTGTGTGCTGACCGGGCCCGACGACTCCCTGTGGGACAAGCACGCGTGCCCAGCCTACGTGGGGCCCGAGATCCTCAGCTCCAGGGCCTCGTACTCGGGCAAGGCCGCCGATGTCTGGAGCCTGGGCGTGGCGCTCTTCACCATGCTGGCGGGCCACTACCCCTTCCAGGACTCAGAGCCTGTCCTGCTCTTTGGCAAGATCCGCCGCGGTGCCTTTGCCCTGCCTGAGGGCCTCTCCGCTCCCGCGCGCTGCCTGGTCCGCTGCCTCCTGCGACGGGAGCCAGCTGAGCGGCTCACAGCCGCGGGCATCCTGCTGCACCCTTGGCTGCGAGAGGACCCGATCCCCTCAGCTCCACCCCGATCCCACCTCTGGGAGGCTGACCAGGTGGTCCCCGAAGGGCCAGGGTTAGAGGAGGccgaggaagaggagggagaacgAGAAGCGGGTCTATATGGCTAG